The Deltaproteobacteria bacterium PRO3 genome segment TCAAGCCCGACCCCAAGCGCCACGAGGCCTTCAACAAACCCGAAAAATACTTCCGCAGCGAATACGGCTCGCAGGCCAGCTTCGTCTCAGGTTTCAAAAGCGGATTTTTGGGCGGATACCAGGCCGGCCAGGGAAAGAAGGTCCCCCTCTCCGCCACCGGACTGAGCGGCGACAAGACCAAGGCCACGACCGGCGCCCCCGTCAAGCAGCCCTCGGCCGGCACCGCCTCCGACGCACTCTAGGTACCCAAGATGTCTACCGAATATTGATTGCGGCCCCACCGCCCGGGTGCTAGGGCCCCTGCCCAATGAAACGCCTGCTTTGCCTATGCCTCCTCGGCACCCTCGGCCTGCAATGGGCCTCGCCCGCCCTCTTGGCCGCCAAGGAGGCCGCCCAAGACCCCGCCCCGGCCGCCGAGAGCGCCCCCGACATCCAGTTGTCGCCTCAGGACACCGAGTTCGGCGAAAGATCCGCGACCGCCGGGAAGTTCGTCTTCAAAGAGATTCCGCGGGACCTGGGCCTCAGCATGAAGGAGTCGTTTTGGGGCTGGGGGGGCCTGGCCTTCGGCCTGGGCATCGGCTTGACGGCCGGGTTGCACAGCGTCGACGACGACCTGCAAAATAGTTTTCAACCCAACGCCCTGTTCGGCGACACCGGCAACGACATCATCGGCTGGACCCTCTCGCCCTACACCATCGGCGGCGTCTCGCTGATCACCTGGATCGTCGCGGCCAACACCCATCATCCCAAATTGGCCGTCACCAGCCGGGCCTTGACCGAGGCCTTGATCCTCTCCATGGGAATAAGCACCATCGCCAAATTCTCCTTTCGCAGAGAAAGGCCCGACGGCGGCAATTTCGGTTTTCCCAGCGGACACGCCACCGCGGCCTTCACGGCGGCGGGGGTGTTGACCACCTTCTACGGCTGGAAGGCGGGGGTGCCTTCCTATGCCCTCGCTTCCTTGGTTTCGATCAGTCGCGTGGACAGCTATAAGCATTTTCTTAGCGACGTCGTCATGGGAGCGGTGCTCGGCACCGTGATCGGCGTCGGCACCGCGAAATTTCACAAGAAGGAACATCCTAACTTTTTCCTGACGCCCCAGGTATCCGGTAAAAATGTCGGTCTCGGATTCACCTACCTCTACTGAAATCCAGCGCGAGCTGAAGCGGAAGTCGCTTCACCTCCCGGGCCTGCTCGCGCCCTTCGCCTTTCATTATTATCCCAGGGTTTCCACCGCGGTAACGGCTGTGGTCTGCGCCCTCTATTACATCGCCGAGCTGCGGCGCCTCTCGCAAAAGCCCTCGCTGCCGATCATCGGCTACTTGAGCGAGCGCCTGACCCGCTCCTCCCACATGGACTTGGCGCCGATCTTCCTCGCGGTGGGGCTGGGGATCTCCGCGCACTTCCTACCCTTGCGCGCGGCCTTCGCGGGCGCCCTGCTCGCCTGCCTCTGCGACGCCTTCGCGGCGCTGATCGGGATGAAATTCGGCGTGCGGCGGATCTTCTTTCTGAAGAAGACCTACCTGGGGACCTTCGCCTTCTTCGTCTCGGCGGTGGTGGTGTTGATTCCGCTACTCGGGCCGCAAGGGGCGCTGATCACGGCAATGGTGGCCTCGCTCATCGAGGCGTTGTCGATCGAGGGCGTGGATAATTTGCTGCTGCCGATCTTGGGCGGGGTCGTGGCGCGATATTTTCTGTAAGGGCGAACCTTGTGTTCGCCCCTACAGCGGCTCTATCGCCTCCAGCGCGTCCGGATTCTCCACCGACGACAGATCCCCCAAGGGCTTTCCCAAGTACCGCTTCTTGATCGCCCCGCGCACGATCTTGGCCGAGCGCGTCTTCGGCAGGGCGGGAACGAAGATCACCTTCTCGGGCCGTAGCGTCTTGCCCAGAACCTCGCCGACCTTCTCGGACAATTCGGCCGCCAGGGCCTCGCCTGCGCGGTAATCCCCCTTCAAGACGACGAAGCAGACGATGCCCTCGCCCTTGATCTCGTGCGGGACGCCGATCGCCGCGGCCTCGGCGCAAGCGGGGTGCCGCAGCAGCGCCGCCTCGATCTCCGCCGGCCCGGTGCGCCGGCCCGAGACCTTGATCGTGTCGTCGGCCCGGCCCTGCAAAAACCAAAAACCGTCCTCGTCGACGATCGCCCAGTCGCCGTGAAACCAGAGATTCGGCCACTTGGAAAAATAGGTCTCGAGGTAGCGCTCCTTGTCGTTCCAGAAACCCTTCGTCATCGAAGGCGCCGGCTTCTTGCACACCAAATAGCCCACCTCGCCGCGCAGCGGCTTGCCGTCCTCGTCGAAGACGTCGACGTCCATGCCTAAGCCCGGACCTCGCAGCGTCGCGGGCTTAAGCGCCGTGATCGGCAGCGGCGCCAAGAGACAGCCGACGATCTCGGTGCCGCCGCTGATGTTGATGATCGGGCAGCGGCCGCCGCCAACCTTGTCGAAAAACCAGCGGTAGGACTGCGGGTCCCAGGGCTCGCCGGTGGAACCCAGGATGCGCAGCCGGCTTAAATCGTGCCTCTTCACCCAGGACTCGTCCGACTTCATCAGCAGGCGGATCGCCGTCGGCGAGATCCCGAAGATGGTCACACCGTGGCGCTGCACTACGTCCCAAAGCCGGTCTGGCTGCGGGTAATCCGGCGCCCCCTCGAAGATCACGAAGGTCGCTCCCAGCGCGGTGGTGCCGATCATCTCCCAGGGACCCATCATCCAACCGATGTCGGTGACCCAAAAAAAGACGTCCTCCGGCTTGGTGTCGAAATAATAGGCGACTTCCTTCGTCATCTGCGCCAAGCAGCCGGCGTGCGTGTGGACCGTGCCCTTCGGGAGGCCCGTGGTCCCCGAGGTGTAGATGATCATGCAACGGGCCTCGGCGTCGAGCTGGGCCGTCGGCACCGGGGGATGCCCCGCCTTCAGGAGCTCGTCGAACCACAGGTCGCGCCCCTCCTGCCAGGGGACCTCTTTGAACAGGCGTTTCGCCACGACGACGTGCTTCACCGAGGGCACGTCCTTCAGCGCAAGGTCGGCGCTCTGCTTGATCGCCACCTCCTTGCCCCGGCGCAGGGAGCCGTCGGCGGTGATGAGGACCTTCGCCTCGGCGTTTTTCAGGCGCACCGCGAGCGGCTCGGGCCCAAAGCCGGAGAAGATCGGGATGACGATCGCGCCCAGCTTGAGGCAGGCGAAAAAGCTCACCACCATCTCGGGGATCATCGGCAGGTACAGCCCGACGCGATCTCCCTCCCCGACCCCCAGCGCCTTCAAGGCCGCGGCCAGCTTGCCGACCTGATCCTGCAGCTCGCCGTAGCTGAGCTTCTTCACGGCGCCGCAGTCGCCCTCCCAAATAAAGGCCGTCTTGGCGCCGTGTCCCAGCTCGACCGGGCGGTCGAGACAGTGGTCGACGATGTTCAGCTTTCCGCCCAGGAACCACTTGGCCCAGGGAAATCCCTCGGAGGCATCGAGCAATTTGTCGTAGGGGCGCTGCCAGCGGATTTGGAGATCCTTCAGGCATTCTGTCCAGAACCACTCGGTGTCCTCGCAGGAGCGGCGGATCAAGGCGTCGTAGTCGGCGATCCCGTGCTTTCGCATAAACCGGGTGATGTTGGATTTTTCCAAATAGTCGCCGTAGGGTTTCCAGACGATCTCGGACATGGCGCGCTCCCTAAAAAAGGATAGGTTTCGGGTCGGAAAACTGATATCTCATTGTCCAATAGCTTCAACAAAAATATCCCTATGCAATTAGCCGTTCCCCGCTATTCCCAAAAGAGCTTTCCCAAGTACCGCTACGTGCCCAGCGTGCACCCGCATCCCGTCATCGATCCCAAGGGGCACAGTTACAAAAAAGAGGAAGAGAAGCCCGAATACCTGCCCCACGAAAAGTGGAAGCAGAACGACCTCTACCTCTACGGTGTCGACCTCTTCAACAACGGTTACTGGTGGGAGGCCCACGAGGCCTGGGAGAGCATCTGGCTGACCACTCAAAAAAACGACATGGAGGGCCAGTACCTCCAGGGCCTCATCCAATTTTCAGCGGCCCTGCTGAAGCTTTTCTCCGGCAACCGAAAGGGCTTCGAAAGCCTGCTGCGCGAGGCCACCAAGCGCCTGCAGTTTTGCCTCAAAGAGATGGCCCAGCACAAGATGCGGCACCTGATGGGCCTCGACCTCGAGGACTGGCTCAAAAAAATCGAAACCTTCTGTTCCTGCCTCGAGCCCGGCGAGGGCGAGGCCACCGACGCCCTGCATTTCACCAGCTTCCCCGCCCTCATCCTCGAATCCTAAGCCATGCGCCTGATCAAAAAGCTCCTCCGCGTCGGCGTCACCCTCTTCCTGCTGGTCCTCTTGGCGGTAATTCTAATCCTCCGTTGGCCGATGGAAGACCCGTCCCTCTCCCCTGCCGCCTTCGCGCCGCGGCCGGCCTTCGACAAGCTGCCGAAACTGCGCCTCCAGGTCTTCGAGACGGGCTATTCCGAAGCGCCCGAGGCCTACGCCGTCCGCGGCGGGTCCTTTTTCGCCAAACGGCGCATGACCCACGGCGCCGTCCTGATCGAGCACCCGCGGGGCCGGGCGGTCCTGGATTCGGGACTGGGAACGGGCTTCGCGGAAGAGAACGCCAGGGCGCCTTGGATCCAGGGCCGCTTCGCGCAGTGGTTTTTCACGCCGACCCTGCCCCTGGCGAAAAACCCCGAATTTCCCCCGCTGGATCCCAATCGGGACTTCTTCCTGCTGAGCCACCTGCACTGGGACCATGTCGGTGGCACCCTGGATTTCCCCGACATCCCGGTCAAGGTGCTCGAAGCGGAGCGGGCCTTCGCCCTCGACGCCGCGCGTTCCGAGGCCCACGGCGTCTACCCACACCATATTTCGGCCTTGGGCGAGCGCTTGCAGGGCTTAAGCCTGCAGGACAAGCCCTATGAAAACTTCCCGCAAAGCCTGGATCTCTTCGGGGACCAAAGTATCGTCCTCGTCTCCTTGGACGGCCACACCCCCGGCTCCTTGGGGGTCTTCGTCAATTTGCGCGGCGGCAACCGCTTCCTCTTAGTCGGCGACGCGCTGTGGTCGGTGGACGCGGAAGGCCGGCCGGAGGCCCGCTCCCGGCTGGCCGAATGGACCAGCGACCTGGACAAGGCCCGGGCGCGCCTCGTCCGCCAAAGGCTCGCCGAGCTGATCGCCCACAGCAATGAGGTGACATTGGTCCCGATTCATGATTCAAAGGCCTTGGAGAAGGTCCGAAAGGCGATGGAAAAAAGCTTGTGACCTTTGCCTTTCCGCACAGTCTTAAAATAAAACCGGTGGAGCGATTATGAAACGCCTATTCCTGATATTGTTGGTGATTTTTGGAACAACCCAATTCTGCCCTCCCCTCGCGGCGGCCGAGAGCGGCAACGGCAAGACCGTCGAGCAGGACGCCAAAGAAGAAAAGCCGGTCGGCGGCGAAAGCGGCAAGAAGGGCGGCATCTACGTGGTGGGGCGCGGCTTCAAAACGGCGGGCAGCGAGATGGAAAAGGGATTCAAGGCAGCCGGGCGCGGCATCGTCAAGGGTGGCAAGGCCACCGGGCGCGGCTTCAAGAAGGCCGGCGGGGCCATCAAGAATTTCTTCACCGGCGAGACCGGGGATAAGAAAGAATCGAAATAAGCTTCAAATCAAGTGGGAGAACAAGTGCCGCAGTATCGGAGTTGGAAATTTCGCCAAGGTTTTTCCCGAAAAACTTAGACACCTCGACACTTCGGCACTCCGACACTTGGCCCGACACTTGAATCAGTAATCAATCAAACTAAAAACCGGATAATCCCCCAAGGCCTTGCGGCCGTTGAGGAAGGCCAGCTCGATGACGAAGGCCAGCTCGGCGACCTTTCCGCCCATCTTCTCGACCAAGTGCGCGGCGGCCGCGGCGGTGCCGCCGGTGGCTAAGAGGTCGTCGACGATCAGGACCCGCGAGCCCTTGGGGATGGCGTCTTCGTGGAGCTCGATGGTGTCCTCGCCGTATTCCAATTTATAAGTGTAAGAGACGGTCGTATAGGGCAGCTTGCCCTTCTTGCGCATGATCGCGAAGCTCTTGCCCAGGACATAGGCCAGCACCGACCCAAATAAAAAACCGCGCGACTCGATGCCGACGATCACGTCGACCGGCTTTTCGCGGTAGCGCTGCACAAAGCTGTCGACGATGTATTTAAAGGCCTCGGGATTTTGCAGAAGCGGCGTGATGTCTTTGAAGACGATCCCGGGCTTGGGGAAGTCGGGGATGTCGCGGACGATTTTTTTGAGGTCCATGGTATT includes the following:
- a CDS encoding adenine phosphoribosyltransferase — translated: MDLKKIVRDIPDFPKPGIVFKDITPLLQNPEAFKYIVDSFVQRYREKPVDVIVGIESRGFLFGSVLAYVLGKSFAIMRKKGKLPYTTVSYTYKLEYGEDTIELHEDAIPKGSRVLIVDDLLATGGTAAAAAHLVEKMGGKVAELAFVIELAFLNGRKALGDYPVFSLIDY
- a CDS encoding phosphatase PAP2 family protein, with the protein product MKRLLCLCLLGTLGLQWASPALLAAKEAAQDPAPAAESAPDIQLSPQDTEFGERSATAGKFVFKEIPRDLGLSMKESFWGWGGLAFGLGIGLTAGLHSVDDDLQNSFQPNALFGDTGNDIIGWTLSPYTIGGVSLITWIVAANTHHPKLAVTSRALTEALILSMGISTIAKFSFRRERPDGGNFGFPSGHATAAFTAAGVLTTFYGWKAGVPSYALASLVSISRVDSYKHFLSDVVMGAVLGTVIGVGTAKFHKKEHPNFFLTPQVSGKNVGLGFTYLY
- a CDS encoding DUF309 domain-containing protein yields the protein MQLAVPRYSQKSFPKYRYVPSVHPHPVIDPKGHSYKKEEEKPEYLPHEKWKQNDLYLYGVDLFNNGYWWEAHEAWESIWLTTQKNDMEGQYLQGLIQFSAALLKLFSGNRKGFESLLREATKRLQFCLKEMAQHKMRHLMGLDLEDWLKKIETFCSCLEPGEGEATDALHFTSFPALILES
- a CDS encoding MBL fold metallo-hydrolase: MRLIKKLLRVGVTLFLLVLLAVILILRWPMEDPSLSPAAFAPRPAFDKLPKLRLQVFETGYSEAPEAYAVRGGSFFAKRRMTHGAVLIEHPRGRAVLDSGLGTGFAEENARAPWIQGRFAQWFFTPTLPLAKNPEFPPLDPNRDFFLLSHLHWDHVGGTLDFPDIPVKVLEAERAFALDAARSEAHGVYPHHISALGERLQGLSLQDKPYENFPQSLDLFGDQSIVLVSLDGHTPGSLGVFVNLRGGNRFLLVGDALWSVDAEGRPEARSRLAEWTSDLDKARARLVRQRLAELIAHSNEVTLVPIHDSKALEKVRKAMEKSL
- a CDS encoding AMP-dependent synthetase, whose protein sequence is MSEIVWKPYGDYLEKSNITRFMRKHGIADYDALIRRSCEDTEWFWTECLKDLQIRWQRPYDKLLDASEGFPWAKWFLGGKLNIVDHCLDRPVELGHGAKTAFIWEGDCGAVKKLSYGELQDQVGKLAAALKALGVGEGDRVGLYLPMIPEMVVSFFACLKLGAIVIPIFSGFGPEPLAVRLKNAEAKVLITADGSLRRGKEVAIKQSADLALKDVPSVKHVVVAKRLFKEVPWQEGRDLWFDELLKAGHPPVPTAQLDAEARCMIIYTSGTTGLPKGTVHTHAGCLAQMTKEVAYYFDTKPEDVFFWVTDIGWMMGPWEMIGTTALGATFVIFEGAPDYPQPDRLWDVVQRHGVTIFGISPTAIRLLMKSDESWVKRHDLSRLRILGSTGEPWDPQSYRWFFDKVGGGRCPIINISGGTEIVGCLLAPLPITALKPATLRGPGLGMDVDVFDEDGKPLRGEVGYLVCKKPAPSMTKGFWNDKERYLETYFSKWPNLWFHGDWAIVDEDGFWFLQGRADDTIKVSGRRTGPAEIEAALLRHPACAEAAAIGVPHEIKGEGIVCFVVLKGDYRAGEALAAELSEKVGEVLGKTLRPEKVIFVPALPKTRSAKIVRGAIKKRYLGKPLGDLSSVENPDALEAIEPL